The following is a genomic window from Collimonas fungivorans Ter331.
CCGTCAGCTCCGTGCGTTAGCGCGCATAGCGCCTATCGCGGCGTTGCGTTGTCCGGTTCAGAATTTATGGCGTATGCCGAATATGAGGGCGCGCGGGTCGGCGCCCGCATTGGCTGCGGCGACTTCGCTGCCGTTCGCCGATCCGACGCCAAAACTCGCTCCGGCATCGTTATGGAGGCGCGAGTAGCCGGTGTACAAGGTAGTCCGTTTCGACAGGTCGTAGTCGTACACTACGCCGTAGCTGCGGGAATTGGCATTCGCCGCGCTTTTGTTTTTCAGGCTGCCGTAGCTGAAATTCAGGCGGCCGCCGCCAAGCGGGACATCCATTGCCAGCGACCAGAAATCGTAATCCGGAACGGCCGCGCTGCTGGCATCGTTGCGCACCGTTTCAGCCACCAGGTAAGGTTTCAAAAAGATGAAGTCATAAGACACGGCCGCAGCCAGGTACTTGGTGATGTTGTCCGGTGCGGCAGGGGTCTTTTTCTTGGAAGCGTAACTCACCGCCGCGGACAGGGGGCCGTTGTCGTAATTGGCCTGGATGTTGAGCAGGTTGCCGTACGACTTGCTGTCGGTCGCCACCGTGGTGTTTTCTCCCAGGGCATAGAACAGCGTCAGCGTCACGCCGGCAAACACTGGCGAAACATACTTGATCGAATTGTCGAGGCGTACATCTTCGATGGCCGGCACGTAGGCTGCCGAGGCGTCGCCGAAACCGACCGCGTGCGTGCTGAATTTGACGTGCATCGAATGCAGCGGTTCATATTGGCGCCCCAGCGTGACGGCGCCGGCATTTGATCCCAGGCCGACAAAAGCCTGACGGCCG
Proteins encoded in this region:
- a CDS encoding porin; translated protein: MKKTLLAAFVGLTAVAGAAHAQSTNVTIYGIIDSGIEFANNGKDSLNRVQSGSLSQSRIGFTGTEDLGGGLRALFTLENGFNVDNGSFAQTGLLFGRQAFVGLGSNAGAVTLGRQYEPLHSMHVKFSTHAVGFGDASAAYVPAIEDVRLDNSIKYVSPVFAGVTLTLFYALGENTTVATDSKSYGNLLNIQANYDNGPLSAAVSYASKKKTPAAPDNITKYLAAAVSYDFIFLKPYLVAETVRNDASSAAVPDYDFWSLAMDVPLGGGRLNFSYGSLKNKSAANANSRSYGVVYDYDLSKRTTLYTGYSRLHNDAGASFGVGSANGSEVAAANAGADPRALIFGIRHKF